CGTCAGGTTTTGCCAAAGCGTGCACGTTGGCCAAGGCAAATCCGGAGGCTGTAGTATTGTTAGTGGCTGTTGAATTATGTTCGCTTACTTTTCTTCGTCATGATTTCAGTAAGAGTAATTTCATCGGATCAAGTTTGTTTGCCGACGGGGTTGCGGCGTGCCTGCTTATGGGTGACAGGTGTGAAAAGGGTTCGGACAGCAGGGTTCGTTTTATGGCAGCCGGGAGCAAGCTTTATTACGATTCGTTGGACATTATGGGGTGGGATTTCACGGATACCGGTTTCAAGGTATTGTTCTCTCCCGGTATTCCTGCCTTAATTGCAGGGAATGTGAGAGAGGATGTGAGTTCTTTCCTGGCTAAGCAGGGTTTGGCGTTGTCTGCCATTAGAAATTTCATCTTTCATCCAGGTGGTAAGAAAGTGTTGGGTGCATACGAAGAAGCGTTGGCGGCCGGGGGCGATTTTCTTCAAACTTCCCGGCAGGTGATGAAAGAATACGGCAATATGTCGAGCTGCACAGTGTTATATGTGCTTGAACGGTTTTTACATGGGTACGAAAAAGGGTACGGGTTGATGATGTCTATGGGACCGGGCTTTTCAAGCGAAATGGTTTTACTGGAAATGAATTGACAGGTGTATGGTATTTACAGTTTTTATCCTTTTTGTTATTCTGCTTCGTCTGGGTGAGTTATTGCTGGCGCGTAGAAATGAACGGTGGCTGTTGCAGCATGGGGCGGTGGAGTACGGGAAGAAGCATTACCGCTATATTGTTTTGTTGCATGTAGGCTTTTTTATCTCGCTTATTACGGAGTATGTTTTTACATCAACGGGGTATTATAGTATTCCGCTGTTGGTACTTTATTTTGTGCTTTTGGGTTTTAAAGCATGGACTATCTTTTCGTTGGGTAGGTTCTGGAATACAAAGATTTTCCGTATTCCGGGTTATCCGTTGGTGAAGAAGGGAGCTTACAAGTTTATAAAGCATCCCAATTATATAATAGTGATAGCTGAAATAGCTCTTATTCCGCTTATTTTTCATTTGTATATTACGGCAATTGTATTCAGTGGATTGAATGCGCTGATGTTGCATGTCAGAATCAAGGAAGAAAACAAGGTTTTAGCTATTTCCGTCACTCCTCAGCATCCATGACAAATAATTGAAGAGCTAGCTTGCACTCAAACCTGTTTTGCGCTCAATTCTGTCATGCGATCAACTCTGTCATGGCGGACTTGATCCGCCATCTTCTGTCGGTATGAGGCGGCTTTTGCAAACGGAGATCCCGCGTCAAGCGCGGGATGACAGAGGGGTAGGAAGATGACAGGGGTGTAGGTGAAAGGAGGCTAGGGAAAGGTTTGTTCACCATGGTAAAAATGGACAAGGACAACTTTTGTACAAGCATCCATGCTGATATTGCAACGATATCCTTTATATTACTGTAAAGGATGCCTTTACAATATTGCATAAGCACCGATGCCAGGCCAGAACCACATAATATACTAAATATTAACACACTATCATCTTATCTATCAAGAGGGTAAAACCAACTACCGATAGCTAAAGAAGAAATAATCTGTCAGATTTTAGCGAGTGCTTGTTCCAAATCCGCCAATAAATCAGCTATATGTTCCGTGCCGATAGAGAGACGTACCGTACCCGGATAAATATCCTGTGCGGCCAGTTCTTCTGCATTCAGTTGGGAGTGGGTAGTGCTGGCGGGATGGATAACTAATGATTTTACATCCGCCACATTCGCGAGTAAAGAAAAGATTTCCAGACTATCTATGAAGCGGTGGGCTTCTTTTTGGCCGCCTTTCACCTCGAAGGTAAAAATAGATCCGGCTCCGTTGGGGAAATAGCGTTGGTACAAAGCATGGTCGGGATGTCCGGACAATGCCGGATGGTTTACTTTTTTTACTTTGGAATGACGGTGCAGGTATTCTACCACTTTCAAGGCATTTTCCACGTGGCGTTCTACCCGCAAAGAAAGTGTTTCCAGTCCTTGCAACAAGATAAATGCGTTAAACGGGCTGATTGCGGCACCCATATCGCGCAGTAAGACAGCACGTATGCGGGTAATATATGCGGCCGGTCCTACTGCTTTTGTAAAACGTGCCCCATGATAACTGGGGTCAGGCTCGGTAAGTTGGGGAAATTTGCCGGATACTTCCCAATTGAATTTGCCGGAATCTATAATAACGCCTCCTAACGATGTACCGTGACCGCCAATAAATTTGGTTGCGGAATGTACCACAATATCAGCCCCGTATTCGATGGGACGGATCAAATAGGGCGTACCGAATGTATTATCTACAATCAGAGGGATTTGATGGCGGTGGGCAATTTCGGCTACTACCTCTATATCGATAATGTTGGAATGGGGATTTCCTAGGGTTTCAATAAATATAGCTTTCGTATTCTCCCGGATAGCGTTTTCGAAGTTCGATAAAACGCCGGGGTCTACAAAAGTAGTTGTGATCCCGTATGCGGGCAAAGTGTGCGCCAGCAGGTTATAGCTTCCGCCGTAAATAGTTTTGGCAGCCACAATATGGTCGCCTGCGCGGGCAATGCTCTCAAAAGCATACGTAATCGCGGCAGCTCCCGAGGCAACGGCCAAAGCGGCAACCCCTCCCTCCAGCGCGGCCACGCGTTGTTCAAATACGCTTTGGGTAGAATTAGTCAGACGCCCGTAAATATTTCCCGGTTCCTGTAGCCCGAAGCGGGCAGCTGCATGGGCGGAATTGCGGAATACATACGAAGTGGTTTGGTAAATAGGAACTGCACGTGCATCAGTTGCGGGGTCTGGCTGTTCTTGTCCTACGTGCAGTTGTAATGTTTCAAAATG
The genomic region above belongs to Parabacteroides pacaensis and contains:
- a CDS encoding O-acetylhomoserine aminocarboxypropyltransferase/cysteine synthase family protein, whose amino-acid sequence is MATKKLHFETLQLHVGQEQPDPATDARAVPIYQTTSYVFRNSAHAAARFGLQEPGNIYGRLTNSTQSVFEQRVAALEGGVAALAVASGAAAITYAFESIARAGDHIVAAKTIYGGSYNLLAHTLPAYGITTTFVDPGVLSNFENAIRENTKAIFIETLGNPHSNIIDIEVVAEIAHRHQIPLIVDNTFGTPYLIRPIEYGADIVVHSATKFIGGHGTSLGGVIIDSGKFNWEVSGKFPQLTEPDPSYHGARFTKAVGPAAYITRIRAVLLRDMGAAISPFNAFILLQGLETLSLRVERHVENALKVVEYLHRHSKVKKVNHPALSGHPDHALYQRYFPNGAGSIFTFEVKGGQKEAHRFIDSLEIFSLLANVADVKSLVIHPASTTHSQLNAEELAAQDIYPGTVRLSIGTEHIADLLADLEQALAKI
- a CDS encoding isoprenylcysteine carboxyl methyltransferase family protein codes for the protein MVFTVFILFVILLRLGELLLARRNERWLLQHGAVEYGKKHYRYIVLLHVGFFISLITEYVFTSTGYYSIPLLVLYFVLLGFKAWTIFSLGRFWNTKIFRIPGYPLVKKGAYKFIKHPNYIIVIAEIALIPLIFHLYITAIVFSGLNALMLHVRIKEENKVLAISVTPQHP
- a CDS encoding type III polyketide synthase; the protein is MPSLAAVSKIDFPYKVSQQTIKDFARDVFASSFPDIRRMLPVFDNTEICTRNLCKPLNYYMQTHSFEEQNREFIQLALEYSVKAIEMCISSADISGDEITDLICISTTGLATPSLDALIINKMRLDPHINRMSVFGLGCGGGTSGFAKACTLAKANPEAVVLLVAVELCSLTFLRHDFSKSNFIGSSLFADGVAACLLMGDRCEKGSDSRVRFMAAGSKLYYDSLDIMGWDFTDTGFKVLFSPGIPALIAGNVREDVSSFLAKQGLALSAIRNFIFHPGGKKVLGAYEEALAAGGDFLQTSRQVMKEYGNMSSCTVLYVLERFLHGYEKGYGLMMSMGPGFSSEMVLLEMN